A single Bacillus sp. HMF5848 DNA region contains:
- the ezrA gene encoding septation ring formation regulator EzrA, with amino-acid sequence MEIAIGIIIFFLLLLSYAFYTRSKIYKQVDKLESWKIDIMNRHITDEMAEVKQLNLTGQAETMFENWRKEWDDIVTTVMPEVEEWLLDSEDFADKYRFKMARQVLRNIEAELQDVENSISRILSELDDLVSSEEKNRSEIVELEKDYRECKKSLLANRHTFGKAELRLEVLLDEAKQTFELYSVCTDEGNYLKAREHVKSISDTLTNVKTCMEQIPQLLHECQVILPNQLDNISNGHEEMLQNGYVLDHIPVKKEIETMQKLLEQYEHQIIKIDIEPVKEGINEIKDKIELLYDLLEKEVVGRHYVNNEFDKASEKIHMLQEYTNDTRNELNYVLQGYHLSEEKLEDYRQMEKEVQLIVNRFTQLHGKVEQDNVAYSALHEELKELEDLTISLIERLNEFKEMLVNLRKDELVAREQIAKMRKKLLESKHTLERSNLPGIPDDYKQLLSTAKDALLRVSHQLEQKPLNMTAVHQLLEEASLIAEKVTDTTNEMIEQVLLVEQVIQYANRYRRHDVSVAIGLSEAENAFRQYNYHLALEQAAATLEKIEPGALKRVEEILKGE; translated from the coding sequence ATGGAAATTGCAATTGGAATCATTATATTCTTTTTACTGCTATTATCCTATGCTTTTTATACAAGGAGCAAAATATACAAACAAGTCGATAAGCTAGAGTCTTGGAAAATCGACATTATGAACAGACATATCACGGATGAAATGGCAGAGGTTAAGCAATTAAACTTAACAGGACAAGCAGAAACAATGTTTGAAAATTGGCGTAAAGAATGGGATGACATTGTGACGACAGTCATGCCGGAAGTAGAAGAGTGGCTGTTAGATTCTGAGGACTTCGCTGATAAATATCGATTTAAAATGGCAAGACAAGTGTTACGTAATATCGAGGCTGAACTACAGGATGTTGAAAATTCTATCTCACGCATTCTTAGTGAGCTAGATGATTTAGTAAGCAGTGAAGAAAAAAATCGCTCTGAAATTGTTGAACTAGAAAAAGATTATAGAGAATGCAAAAAATCGCTTCTAGCTAATCGTCATACTTTTGGGAAAGCTGAGTTGCGCTTAGAAGTTTTATTAGATGAGGCTAAGCAAACGTTTGAGTTGTACAGTGTATGTACGGATGAAGGAAATTATTTAAAAGCAAGAGAGCATGTTAAGTCTATTAGTGACACTTTGACTAATGTAAAAACATGTATGGAGCAAATACCACAGTTGCTTCATGAATGCCAAGTTATTCTACCGAATCAACTTGATAATATTAGTAATGGTCATGAGGAAATGCTGCAAAATGGTTATGTGTTAGATCATATTCCTGTAAAAAAAGAAATTGAAACGATGCAGAAGCTTCTAGAGCAATATGAACATCAAATCATAAAGATTGATATTGAACCAGTTAAAGAAGGAATAAACGAAATTAAGGATAAAATAGAACTTTTATATGACTTGTTAGAAAAAGAAGTCGTCGGTCGCCATTACGTGAATAATGAATTCGATAAAGCTAGTGAAAAAATTCATATGTTGCAAGAATATACAAATGATACGCGAAACGAGCTAAACTATGTTTTGCAAGGTTATCACCTTTCTGAAGAAAAGCTTGAGGATTATCGTCAAATGGAAAAAGAGGTTCAATTGATTGTGAATCGATTTACGCAGCTACATGGGAAAGTTGAACAGGACAATGTAGCATATTCGGCACTTCATGAAGAATTGAAAGAGTTGGAGGATTTAACGATTTCTTTAATAGAGCGTCTAAATGAATTTAAAGAAATGCTTGTTAATTTACGTAAGGATGAATTAGTGGCTCGGGAACAAATAGCAAAAATGCGTAAAAAGTTATTAGAATCCAAACATACACTAGAGCGAAGTAATTTACCGGGAATTCCTGATGACTATAAGCAGCTTCTTTCCACGGCAAAGGATGCCCTTCTTCGGGTATCTCACCAGTTAGAGCAAAAGCCATTAAATATGACGGCTGTTCATCAACTGCTTGAAGAAGCAAGCTTGATTGCAGAAAAAGTAACCGACACAACAAATGAAATGATTGAACAGGTTCTTTTAGTTGAGCAGGTGATTCAATATGCCAACCGCTATCGTCGCCATGACGTTTCTGTAGCGATTGGTTTAAGTGAAGCGGAAAATGCCTTCCGTCAATACAACTACCATCTAGCTCTAGAGCAAGCAGCAGCTACTTTAGAAAAGATCGAGCCTGGTGCTTTAAAGCGAGTTGAAGAAATACTGAAGGGTGAATAG
- the hisJ gene encoding histidinol-phosphatase HisJ, whose product MKRDGHIHTPYCPHGSKDSLRMYIERAIELNFSTITFTEHAPLPNGFIDPVPDKDSAMLRTQLEDYINDIQSYQQQYKSNILIHVGLEIDYIEGYEEQTREFLTTYGPYLNDSILSVHFLKKANNYYCIDFSEDEFARIAEIYGSVDNVHSQYYSTVKSSIKADLGIYKPKRLGHITLVNKFQKKFASTESFESTILSLLDDIKAEGYELDYNGAGISKPLCKQSYPAPWVVKEAIKRNIPLVYGSDAHAAQGVGQHYEALVNALIK is encoded by the coding sequence ATGAAAAGAGATGGCCATATTCACACGCCTTATTGCCCACACGGTTCAAAAGACTCATTACGTATGTATATTGAGCGTGCTATTGAATTAAATTTTTCTACTATAACTTTCACAGAACATGCACCTTTACCGAATGGATTCATAGATCCCGTACCTGATAAAGATAGTGCCATGTTACGCACTCAACTAGAAGACTACATAAACGACATTCAGTCGTATCAACAGCAATATAAAAGCAACATACTTATACATGTTGGCTTAGAGATAGATTATATTGAAGGATACGAGGAACAAACACGAGAATTTCTTACTACATATGGACCGTATCTCAATGATAGTATTTTGTCTGTTCATTTTCTAAAAAAAGCAAACAACTATTATTGCATTGATTTTAGTGAAGATGAATTCGCTAGAATTGCTGAGATATATGGGTCTGTCGATAACGTTCATAGTCAGTACTACTCGACTGTTAAGTCGTCCATCAAAGCTGACCTTGGAATATACAAACCAAAAAGACTAGGACATATTACCCTAGTCAACAAATTCCAGAAAAAATTCGCATCCACAGAATCATTTGAAAGCACCATTCTCTCCCTACTAGATGATATAAAAGCGGAAGGTTATGAGCTTGACTATAATGGAGCAGGGATAAGTAAACCACTTTGCAAGCAGTCATACCCTGCGCCATGGGTTGTTAAAGAAGCAATAAAGCGAAACATTCCTCTCGTATATGGGTCTGATGCGCATGCTGCGCAAGGTGTTGGTCAACATTACGAAGCACTTGTAAACGCACTTATTAAATAG
- the refZ gene encoding forespore capture DNA-binding protein RefZ, with protein sequence MTLSNKDTKQAIIDAAIRLFTTKGYADTSVRDIAMKAKVNVATISYYFNGKQGLLESLLTNFYEQYINVMESVLKQSLDNNSPRDTLICLVHNVFEYQKKNPQLTRLVVRELSLDNVLIREIMSTYLTKEKFIIKSLLEKGVAHGQFRKVTLSLFLMQLKSLLSMPFLHSHYLIEVLHIQSHDKHTWHLFEEEVINWLELTLFIYPSKQVS encoded by the coding sequence ATGACTTTATCTAATAAAGATACGAAACAAGCAATCATTGATGCAGCTATTCGTTTATTCACAACAAAAGGGTACGCCGATACGTCAGTAAGAGATATTGCGATGAAAGCTAAAGTAAATGTAGCGACTATTTCTTATTACTTTAACGGAAAACAGGGACTACTAGAAAGCTTGTTAACGAACTTTTATGAACAATATATTAATGTTATGGAATCAGTACTTAAACAGAGCCTTGATAACAATAGTCCAAGAGATACGCTCATTTGTTTAGTGCACAATGTCTTTGAATATCAAAAAAAGAACCCACAGTTAACGCGCCTTGTAGTTCGTGAGTTATCATTAGATAATGTGTTGATACGAGAAATTATGTCTACTTATTTAACAAAGGAAAAATTTATTATAAAAAGCTTACTTGAAAAAGGAGTTGCACATGGTCAATTCCGCAAAGTAACACTGTCTTTGTTTCTTATGCAATTAAAAAGTCTATTGTCAATGCCGTTTTTGCACAGTCATTATCTAATAGAGGTTTTACACATACAGTCACACGACAAGCATACATGGCATTTATTTGAAGAAGAAGTTATAAATTGGCTGGAATTAACACTTTTTATCTACCCTTCAAAACAAGTAAGCTAA
- a CDS encoding GAF domain-containing protein, with amino-acid sequence MFHVEGYTQSREENYTLVIKQIEALIEGEANVIANLANASALLNQFLKDINWVGFYLREGDELVLGPFQGLPACVRIPFGKGVCGSAALHKKAYVVEDVHAFPGHIACDAASKSEIVIPLIAEGEVIGVLDIDSPIHSRFDNIDLKYLEQFASVLCDNLK; translated from the coding sequence GTGTTTCATGTCGAAGGATATACACAATCACGAGAAGAAAATTATACTTTAGTTATTAAACAAATTGAAGCATTAATAGAAGGAGAGGCTAATGTCATTGCTAATTTAGCAAATGCATCTGCTTTATTAAATCAATTTCTAAAGGATATCAACTGGGTGGGTTTTTACTTACGTGAAGGTGACGAATTAGTACTTGGTCCTTTCCAAGGCTTACCAGCTTGCGTGCGGATTCCATTCGGAAAAGGGGTTTGTGGATCTGCTGCTCTTCATAAAAAAGCATATGTAGTTGAAGATGTCCATGCATTTCCAGGACATATAGCTTGCGATGCAGCATCTAAATCAGAAATAGTAATACCTCTTATTGCCGAAGGAGAAGTAATAGGTGTGTTAGATATTGATAGCCCTATTCATTCTCGCTTTGACAATATCGATTTGAAGTACTTAGAACAGTTTGCCTCTGTACTTTGTGATAACTTGAAATAA
- a CDS encoding sensor domain-containing diguanylate cyclase, with protein sequence MKTRELLLLQLKANLLESILLCNENQISFQTMLNKIIAIIAQECKAEVVAFYTYDNWGQGFINYNGTTKKDDIALEGNELTMCRGLVNDKKDSTIIHGPSHVSCYIPIRYDKLVASVVKINYPQLPPYFDETFVYELTSLLAYLSSKKYVTISKVTSDEKRYEHLYRVTSKFHSSMNIDDVLLEVIRALKEIYPTFSYQLLLSHDNSKNADLPITYLDYDGEYTNQATMQAFVTGDVQIEDLLHEKKSILYAPLKGKQGVYGVLQVIASNAIMFPKQEVGFITLLANTAGSALENAQLYEQSRRLITDLQLINEASHKLNSNLRLTETMTYLCEQMKTSIWANEVGFILLADNDEVKVIPESTSFFHGEAALTTIQFVIDKVKTDKEALFVGDIMHYNIEQDQPYRSLMAVPMVQGDAFKGVTIVLHEKPYYFSFETFKLMQSLIHHSTLAFANSILREELELLVITDHLTQLYSRKHLDDSIGRSMKNDPNGTFLLIDIDDFKKINDTYGHQTGDKIIIQVANIIKDNIRDTDFGARWGGEELAIYLPKVDLEIGTQIAERLVEKVRELTEPTVTVSCGVSYWHAERQDSVKRLFNRADEALYIAKRNGKNQVHILEPNITV encoded by the coding sequence ATGAAAACACGCGAACTCTTATTATTACAGTTAAAAGCAAATTTATTAGAATCAATTCTTCTTTGTAACGAGAACCAAATATCATTTCAAACAATGTTGAATAAAATTATAGCAATTATCGCACAAGAGTGTAAAGCCGAGGTAGTTGCTTTCTACACTTATGATAACTGGGGTCAAGGTTTTATTAATTACAATGGAACGACTAAAAAAGATGACATAGCGCTTGAAGGCAATGAACTTACTATGTGCAGAGGGTTAGTGAATGATAAGAAGGACTCAACGATCATTCATGGTCCTTCACATGTGTCATGTTACATACCGATACGCTATGATAAATTAGTAGCAAGTGTTGTTAAAATAAACTATCCACAATTACCACCATACTTTGACGAGACGTTTGTTTATGAACTAACAAGTTTACTTGCCTATTTATCATCTAAAAAGTATGTAACAATCTCAAAAGTTACATCAGATGAAAAACGATATGAACATCTGTATCGAGTCACATCTAAGTTTCATTCATCTATGAATATCGACGATGTATTGCTTGAGGTTATTCGTGCATTGAAGGAGATTTATCCAACCTTCTCATATCAACTATTACTTTCTCATGATAATTCGAAAAATGCTGATTTACCGATTACATATTTAGATTATGACGGGGAATATACGAATCAAGCTACTATGCAAGCTTTTGTAACAGGGGATGTACAAATTGAAGATTTGTTACATGAAAAGAAATCAATATTGTATGCTCCACTAAAAGGTAAACAAGGTGTTTACGGTGTCTTACAAGTAATAGCCTCTAATGCTATTATGTTTCCAAAGCAAGAAGTTGGATTTATCACTTTATTAGCGAATACGGCAGGTAGTGCTTTAGAAAATGCACAATTATACGAGCAATCCCGAAGATTAATTACTGATTTGCAGTTAATAAATGAAGCTTCTCATAAGTTGAATTCTAATTTACGATTAACGGAAACAATGACATATTTATGTGAGCAAATGAAGACGTCTATTTGGGCAAATGAAGTAGGGTTTATATTACTAGCAGATAACGATGAAGTTAAAGTTATTCCAGAAAGTACTTCATTCTTTCATGGTGAGGCAGCACTTACTACTATTCAATTTGTCATTGATAAAGTCAAAACCGATAAAGAGGCTCTATTTGTTGGTGATATCATGCACTACAATATTGAGCAAGACCAACCCTATCGCTCACTAATGGCAGTACCTATGGTTCAAGGGGACGCTTTTAAGGGTGTCACAATTGTACTCCACGAAAAGCCGTATTATTTTTCTTTTGAGACGTTTAAGCTGATGCAATCGCTTATACATCACTCAACATTAGCCTTTGCCAACTCAATCCTTCGGGAGGAATTAGAGCTACTCGTCATTACGGATCATTTAACGCAGTTATATTCTAGAAAACATCTTGATGACTCAATTGGTCGATCTATGAAGAATGATCCTAACGGTACATTCTTATTAATAGATATTGATGACTTTAAAAAGATTAACGACACGTATGGTCATCAGACTGGTGACAAAATTATTATTCAAGTAGCCAATATTATAAAAGATAACATTCGCGATACAGATTTTGGTGCTCGATGGGGTGGAGAAGAGCTGGCTATCTACCTTCCAAAAGTTGACTTGGAAATTGGCACTCAAATTGCAGAAAGACTAGTTGAAAAAGTGAGAGAATTAACGGAACCTACTGTAACAGTCTCGTGCGGTGTTAGTTATTGGCATGCCGAACGCCAAGACTCGGTTAAACGACTATTTAATAGAGCAGACGAAGCTCTTTATATAGCAAAACGTAATGGGAAAAATCAAGTTCACATTTTAGAACCAAATATAACGGTATGA
- the rpsD gene encoding 30S ribosomal protein S4, giving the protein MARYTGPSWKLSRRLGISLSGTGKELEKRPYAPGQHGQSRRKLSEYGLQLQEKQKLRHMYGVNERQFRNLFDKAAKIQGKHGENFMVLLESRLDNLVYRLGLARTRRQARQIVNHGHVMVDGARVDIPSYSVKPGQTITLREKSRNLTIVKEAIEVNNFVPDYLSFDADKLEGTFTRLPERSELPAEINEALIVEFYSR; this is encoded by the coding sequence ATGGCTCGTTATACAGGTCCAAGCTGGAAATTATCTCGTCGTCTTGGGATTTCATTAAGTGGTACAGGAAAAGAATTAGAAAAGCGTCCATACGCACCAGGCCAACACGGTCAAAGTCGTCGTAAGCTTTCTGAGTATGGTTTACAATTACAAGAAAAGCAAAAGCTTCGTCATATGTACGGTGTAAATGAGCGTCAATTCCGTAACTTATTTGATAAAGCTGCTAAAATTCAAGGTAAGCACGGTGAGAACTTCATGGTTCTTCTTGAATCACGCCTTGATAACTTAGTATACCGTCTTGGCTTAGCACGTACTCGTCGCCAAGCTCGTCAAATTGTTAACCATGGTCACGTAATGGTGGATGGAGCACGCGTTGATATCCCATCATACAGCGTAAAGCCTGGTCAAACAATTACACTTCGTGAAAAGTCACGTAACCTTACAATCGTTAAGGAAGCAATTGAAGTGAACAACTTCGTACCTGACTATTTAAGCTTTGATGCAGATAAACTTGAAGGTACTTTCACTCGTTTACCTGAGCGCTCTGAGCTTCCTGCTGAAATTAACGAAGCACTTATCGTTGAGTTCTACAGCCGTTAA
- the tyrS gene encoding tyrosine--tRNA ligase gives MSLIEDLKWRGIIYQQTDEEGISEALSKEMVSLYCGIDPTGDSMHIGHLLPFLTLRRFQQAGHRPIILVGGATGLIGDPSGKKEERQLQTIEQVQDNVQSLQKQLAKIFDFDGDSGAVMVNNFDWAGKMDLVTFLRDYGKHIGVNYMLAKDTISSRLDTGISFTEFTYTILQAIDFYHLYENHNCKIQLGGSDQWGNITTGLELIRKMSAEGSKAYGLTIPLVTKSDGTKFGKTESGAVWLDRDKTSPYEFYQFWINTSDADVIKYLKYFTFLSKEEIEALEQSFEAEPHLRAAQKALAEEMTRLIHGEEALQQAIKITQALFSGEVKELSAEEIAQGFKDVPSFSVEGTEELRLVELLVDAKIVSSKRQAREDVQNGAVYINGDRVTESNYTLSDADRIEGQFTIIRRGKKKYFLIKY, from the coding sequence ATGAGTCTAATAGAGGATTTGAAATGGAGAGGTATTATTTACCAACAAACAGATGAAGAGGGCATTAGTGAAGCGTTAAGTAAAGAGATGGTGTCTTTATATTGTGGAATTGATCCAACAGGTGACAGTATGCATATTGGCCACTTGTTACCATTTCTCACGTTAAGACGTTTTCAACAAGCTGGTCATCGACCAATTATCCTTGTTGGTGGTGCAACAGGATTAATTGGTGATCCTAGTGGGAAAAAAGAAGAACGTCAATTGCAAACGATTGAACAAGTTCAAGACAATGTGCAAAGCCTGCAAAAGCAGCTAGCGAAAATTTTTGATTTTGATGGTGATAGTGGGGCTGTCATGGTTAACAATTTTGACTGGGCTGGCAAAATGGATCTCGTAACGTTTTTACGCGATTACGGAAAGCATATTGGTGTGAACTACATGCTTGCTAAAGATACCATTTCTTCAAGGTTAGACACTGGTATCTCATTTACTGAATTTACGTACACCATTTTGCAAGCTATTGACTTCTACCATTTATATGAGAATCATAATTGTAAAATACAACTTGGTGGATCTGATCAATGGGGGAACATTACTACAGGTTTAGAGTTAATTCGCAAAATGAGTGCGGAAGGTTCTAAAGCTTACGGGCTAACGATTCCACTCGTAACAAAATCAGATGGTACTAAATTTGGTAAAACAGAAAGTGGTGCGGTGTGGTTAGATCGAGACAAAACGTCACCATATGAATTCTACCAATTTTGGATCAATACATCAGATGCAGACGTTATTAAATACTTGAAGTACTTTACTTTCCTTTCAAAGGAAGAAATAGAAGCGTTAGAGCAATCATTTGAAGCAGAACCTCATTTGCGTGCAGCTCAGAAAGCTCTGGCTGAGGAGATGACACGTTTAATTCATGGTGAGGAAGCTCTTCAACAGGCCATTAAAATTACACAAGCACTATTCAGCGGTGAAGTAAAAGAGTTGTCAGCTGAAGAAATTGCCCAGGGTTTTAAAGATGTTCCATCTTTTTCAGTTGAAGGCACAGAGGAATTACGCTTAGTCGAATTATTGGTAGATGCTAAAATTGTTTCCTCGAAAAGACAAGCACGAGAAGACGTTCAAAATGGTGCTGTATACATCAATGGTGATAGAGTTACTGAATCTAATTATACATTATCGGATGCTGATCGCATCGAAGGTCAATTCACCATTATCCGCAGAGGTAAGAAGAAATACTTTTTAATTAAGTACTAA
- a CDS encoding transglycosylase domain-containing protein — protein MKDTLLNWLERLQQWKSTLNNPTIIKSYRITYQVIWNLLLIFIVFGLILLSFGGGVGAGYFASLVKDEPIRAFESMEKDIYNYEETTELFFANNQYLGKLRSDLDREEARLQDVSPYVIDALIATEDEYFWEHNGVVPKAIFRALLQEATNSGSRSGGSTLTQQLIKLQILTNEVTFDRKAKEMLLALRLEQFFKKEQILEAYLNVATFGRNSSGRNIAGVQTAAQGIFGIDAKDLNLAQSAYIAGMVQSPSRYTPFKNNGELKSPEGLQYGLNRLEYVLSRMLKEDKITNQQYQSALNYDIVGNLATPKKSPIEKYPYLTMEIELRAKEILAEILAERDGYQKSDLDTDDKLRNEYFIKADRNMRQNGYRIFTTIDKDIYDKMQVIKNEYDNYGEDKPQAIINSETGEEEIIMEPVEVGAMLIENKTGKIISFVGGRDYNRSNVNHATDAWRSNGSTMKPLAVYAPAIELGKISPGTVIPDVQMNIQWGDSDKGPNNYDYKFHGLTSARYALQQSYNIPAIRTYMSILDQRPAKYLQKMGFSRLTEEDYYIPSLAIGSMNGNVSVEENTNAYVTFANGGKFIDAYMIEKIETKDGEVIYEHEITPVTVFSEQTAFLTLDMMRDVVLRGTAADIPGRLNFQADWAGKTGTGHNFYDAWFVATNPNVTFGIWNGYDHNKPLNKSLYSRRNKGLWADLINGAYEINPELIAPKERFKMPGGIVQRSYCAVSGLLPSDLCKEADLIETDMFTLESIPTEVDDNLIEGSYVRVNGEAYAATETTPEDFIQTGLMINPEYLIELELEYLEDSSQLLPNRDKWANIVVPKATPLEENGKVPAILGEVKISDNQITWPAHPEQDIIGYRVFSLQYAGADPQLLASIVADGDELSYTLPSNAPAAYYVIPVDILGQMATEYDLIKVGSFDTQKPEPEEPIDPIDEEEPPSDEDNPEDEENEDTPEEGNNDDPGSLLPPIFPPPVGGDN, from the coding sequence ATGAAGGACACACTGCTGAATTGGTTGGAGCGTTTGCAACAATGGAAAAGCACACTCAACAATCCAACTATAATAAAAAGCTATAGAATTACATATCAAGTTATATGGAATTTGTTGTTAATATTTATAGTGTTTGGACTTATTTTATTATCCTTTGGTGGCGGTGTTGGTGCCGGTTATTTTGCATCTTTAGTTAAGGACGAGCCAATCCGTGCCTTTGAAAGTATGGAAAAGGATATCTACAACTACGAGGAAACTACTGAACTCTTTTTTGCGAACAATCAATATCTAGGAAAGCTACGTTCAGACCTTGATCGAGAAGAAGCAAGGTTACAGGATGTGTCTCCATACGTAATAGATGCCCTTATAGCCACTGAGGATGAATATTTCTGGGAACACAATGGTGTTGTACCAAAAGCAATCTTTCGTGCGTTATTACAGGAAGCTACAAATTCTGGCTCTCGTTCAGGTGGTAGTACACTAACTCAACAGCTTATAAAGCTACAAATATTAACTAATGAGGTAACATTCGATCGTAAAGCAAAAGAAATGCTTTTAGCATTAAGACTTGAACAGTTCTTTAAGAAAGAACAAATATTAGAAGCATATTTAAATGTTGCAACATTTGGACGTAATTCATCCGGTCGGAATATAGCAGGGGTGCAAACCGCTGCGCAAGGGATCTTTGGCATAGACGCGAAAGATTTGAATTTAGCTCAGTCTGCTTATATTGCTGGAATGGTTCAAAGTCCATCTCGATATACTCCATTCAAAAATAATGGGGAGCTTAAATCTCCTGAAGGCCTTCAGTACGGATTAAACCGATTGGAATACGTCTTATCACGGATGCTAAAGGAAGATAAAATTACAAATCAGCAATATCAAAGTGCATTAAACTACGATATCGTAGGGAATTTAGCAACCCCTAAAAAATCACCTATTGAAAAATATCCATATTTAACAATGGAAATTGAGCTTAGGGCAAAAGAAATACTTGCTGAAATTCTTGCTGAAAGGGATGGCTATCAAAAGTCAGACCTTGATACGGACGATAAGCTACGCAATGAATATTTTATAAAAGCTGATAGAAATATGCGTCAAAATGGATATCGTATTTTTACAACTATTGATAAAGATATATATGACAAGATGCAAGTAATTAAAAATGAATATGACAATTACGGAGAAGATAAACCTCAAGCTATTATTAACTCTGAAACAGGAGAAGAAGAAATTATTATGGAGCCGGTAGAAGTTGGGGCCATGCTAATTGAGAATAAAACAGGAAAAATAATTAGCTTTGTAGGCGGACGTGATTACAATCGTTCAAACGTGAATCATGCTACAGATGCATGGCGCTCGAATGGGTCAACTATGAAGCCGTTAGCAGTGTATGCACCAGCTATTGAATTAGGTAAGATATCTCCTGGTACTGTTATTCCTGATGTTCAAATGAACATTCAATGGGGAGATTCCGACAAAGGGCCAAATAACTATGACTATAAATTCCACGGGCTTACATCTGCCCGTTATGCATTGCAGCAATCATATAATATCCCTGCTATACGTACCTATATGAGTATTTTAGACCAACGGCCTGCTAAATATTTACAAAAAATGGGCTTCTCACGATTAACAGAAGAAGACTATTATATTCCTTCACTTGCCATTGGATCTATGAACGGGAACGTATCTGTTGAGGAAAACACGAATGCATACGTTACATTCGCAAATGGTGGTAAATTTATTGATGCTTATATGATAGAAAAAATAGAAACAAAAGACGGCGAAGTAATCTATGAACACGAGATTACACCTGTTACAGTGTTCTCTGAACAGACTGCCTTTTTAACTCTTGATATGATGCGCGATGTGGTGTTGCGAGGAACAGCAGCCGATATACCGGGAAGACTTAATTTCCAAGCTGATTGGGCTGGAAAAACAGGAACAGGTCATAACTTCTATGATGCATGGTTTGTTGCTACAAACCCTAACGTTACATTCGGTATTTGGAACGGCTATGATCATAATAAACCATTAAACAAGAGTCTATACTCAAGACGCAATAAAGGGTTATGGGCTGACTTAATTAACGGTGCATACGAGATTAATCCCGAGTTAATTGCACCTAAAGAGCGCTTTAAAATGCCCGGTGGAATTGTACAACGTTCTTACTGTGCTGTATCAGGCTTATTACCATCTGATTTGTGTAAAGAGGCTGACTTAATTGAAACTGACATGTTTACACTTGAGTCCATTCCTACTGAAGTAGATGATAATTTAATTGAAGGTTCATATGTGAGAGTAAATGGCGAAGCCTATGCTGCAACTGAAACAACACCAGAAGATTTTATTCAAACAGGTTTGATGATTAATCCTGAGTATCTTATTGAATTAGAGCTCGAATATTTAGAGGACTCAAGTCAATTATTACCAAATAGAGATAAGTGGGCTAATATTGTTGTACCAAAGGCCACACCTCTTGAGGAAAATGGAAAAGTGCCCGCTATACTAGGTGAAGTGAAAATATCCGATAATCAAATTACATGGCCTGCTCATCCTGAGCAAGATATTATCGGATATCGCGTGTTCTCTTTACAATATGCAGGTGCTGATCCACAGCTATTAGCTAGCATAGTCGCAGATGGAGATGAGTTATCTTATACGCTACCATCTAATGCACCAGCAGCATACTATGTAATACCAGTGGATATTCTTGGTCAAATGGCCACTGAATACGATTTAATAAAAGTAGGAAGCTTTGACACACAAAAGCCAGAGCCTGAGGAACCAATTGATCCTATCGATGAGGAAGAACCACCATCTGATGAAGACAATCCAGAAGATGAAGAGAATGAAGACACTCCTGAAGAAGGAAACAATGATGACCCTGGTTCGCTATTACCGCCAATTTTCCCACCTCCCGTTGGTGGCGACAACTAA